One genomic segment of Culturomica massiliensis includes these proteins:
- a CDS encoding glutamate decarboxylase gives MKKTENPNTPIFGTSEEARVAPKFEMPENSMPGEVAYQIIHDEAMLDGNSRLNLATFVTTWMDDYARRVMTENMDKNMIDKTEYPQTAEIERRCVNILAKLWNSPEPPYCTGTSTVGSSEACMLGGIAALKRWQKRRRAKGLPTDKPNFIISTCMQVVWEKFAIYWDVEMRMVPVTAEKITLDPQDVVKMCDENTICVVPIQGVTITGLDDNVKEINDALDKLNKEKGWEICIHVDAATGGFIHPFIDPETLWDFRLKWVLSISTSGHKFGLVYPGVGWVVWKDKKYLPEEMNFAVNYLGANIPSISINFSRPGNQVLAQYYQFLRLGMEGYRQIQQNCLDVCAYLRKQLKEMGIFEFLSEKNPNPLFIWKLKDDPNRKWTLYDLSDALHVEGWQVPAYTMPKAMEDVVIMRIVVRQGTGIDLADLLMQDIRRSVEVLNKLEEPTNSAIQWKNKIPQKPRGFNHAR, from the coding sequence ATGAAAAAAACAGAAAATCCAAACACGCCTATTTTTGGAACTTCAGAAGAAGCTCGTGTAGCACCTAAATTTGAAATGCCGGAGAATTCGATGCCGGGAGAGGTGGCTTATCAGATCATACATGATGAAGCTATGCTGGATGGTAATTCTCGCCTTAATCTGGCTACGTTTGTTACTACCTGGATGGACGATTATGCACGCCGGGTAATGACGGAAAATATGGATAAAAATATGATTGATAAAACGGAATATCCTCAAACGGCCGAAATTGAACGTCGTTGTGTAAATATTCTGGCTAAATTATGGAATTCTCCGGAGCCTCCTTATTGCACCGGTACCAGTACCGTAGGTTCTTCTGAAGCTTGTATGCTGGGGGGAATTGCTGCCTTGAAGCGGTGGCAGAAACGTCGTCGGGCAAAAGGACTTCCCACCGATAAACCCAATTTTATTATTTCTACCTGTATGCAGGTTGTATGGGAAAAGTTTGCCATCTATTGGGATGTAGAAATGCGTATGGTGCCGGTTACGGCTGAAAAAATCACACTGGACCCGCAAGATGTTGTCAAAATGTGTGACGAGAATACGATTTGTGTCGTTCCCATTCAGGGGGTAACCATTACCGGATTGGATGATAATGTTAAAGAAATCAACGATGCATTGGATAAACTCAATAAAGAAAAAGGCTGGGAAATTTGTATTCATGTGGATGCGGCTACCGGTGGTTTTATTCATCCCTTTATCGATCCGGAAACACTTTGGGATTTCCGTTTGAAATGGGTGTTATCCATCAGTACTTCCGGTCATAAATTTGGTCTGGTATATCCGGGCGTAGGCTGGGTGGTTTGGAAAGACAAAAAATATCTGCCTGAAGAAATGAACTTTGCCGTGAATTATCTGGGGGCTAATATTCCGAGTATTTCCATTAACTTTTCCCGTCCGGGTAATCAGGTCCTGGCACAGTATTATCAGTTTTTGCGTTTAGGAATGGAAGGCTACCGTCAGATACAGCAAAATTGTCTCGATGTTTGTGCTTACTTGCGGAAACAACTGAAAGAAATGGGTATTTTTGAATTTTTGAGTGAGAAAAACCCGAATCCGTTATTTATCTGGAAGCTGAAAGATGATCCGAACCGGAAATGGACTCTTTATGATTTATCGGATGCTTTGCATGTCGAAGGCTGGCAAGTACCGGCTTATACGATGCCTAAAGCCATGGAGGATGTCGTAATCATGCGGATTGTCGTTCGTCAGGGAACAGGAATCGATTTAGCCGATTTGTTGATGCAGGATATTCGCCGGAGTGTTGAAGTTTTGAATAAATTGGAAGAACCGACGAACAGTGCTATTCAATGGAAGAATAAGATTCCGCAGAAACCCAGAGGTTTCAATCACGCTCGATAG
- a CDS encoding AMP-binding protein, which produces MENSFIYLIEYSIKSHWDLVALCDYKGVTYTYRDVARKIEKLHLFFNACGIQKGEKIALCSRNSANWGIAFLATLTYGAVAIPILHEFKADNIHHIINHSEARLLFVGDSNWEQLDHQHMPHLDGVIRMEDYVVKEISKPVIRDARKQVNRLFGEKFPDRFTVDDVSYRKDQPEEIAMINYTSGTTSASKGVVLPYLSMWSNLRFALDQMGYHPGEKLVAILTMAHMYGLAFEFIYPFASGTQVYFLAKTPSPRVIAEVFQNIRPNLIVAVPLIIEKVIRKGVLPHLQKRHIRLFMRIPILNNKVKASIKQKVLDAFGGQFKLLAVGGAALNHEVEAFLADIRFPYTVGYGMTECGPGISFDDWRTFRLGSCGKAIDRIELKIDSANPHRIVGEILVRGDNVMKGYYKNPQATAAALDEEGWLHTGDLGIIDESGYLYIKGRSKNMILGPSGQNIYPEEIEDKLNVMPYVAESLVIEHEGKLVALIYPDFEAARNAKLSDTALTKQLEQNRKQLNEILPGYSQISRIRIRQEEFEKTPKRSIKRYLYQ; this is translated from the coding sequence ATGGAAAACAGTTTTATATACCTTATCGAATACAGTATTAAAAGCCATTGGGACCTGGTCGCCTTATGCGACTATAAAGGTGTAACTTACACCTACCGGGATGTAGCTCGAAAAATTGAAAAACTACATTTATTTTTCAATGCCTGCGGCATCCAAAAAGGAGAAAAAATTGCACTTTGCAGCCGGAACAGTGCCAATTGGGGAATCGCTTTTCTGGCGACATTGACTTACGGAGCTGTTGCCATTCCGATATTACACGAATTCAAAGCCGATAATATTCATCACATTATAAACCACTCCGAAGCCCGTTTACTGTTCGTCGGAGATTCGAACTGGGAACAACTGGACCACCAACACATGCCACACCTGGACGGTGTCATACGCATGGAAGACTATGTTGTCAAAGAAATCAGCAAACCCGTTATCAGAGATGCCCGCAAACAAGTCAATCGTCTCTTCGGAGAAAAATTTCCGGATCGTTTCACCGTCGACGACGTCAGCTACCGGAAAGACCAACCGGAAGAAATAGCCATGATCAACTATACTTCAGGTACGACCAGTGCTTCCAAAGGCGTCGTTCTGCCTTATCTAAGTATGTGGTCGAATCTCCGTTTCGCATTGGACCAAATGGGATATCACCCCGGAGAAAAGCTGGTCGCCATTCTGACAATGGCTCACATGTACGGACTGGCATTCGAATTTATTTATCCTTTTGCCAGCGGCACACAGGTTTATTTCCTGGCTAAAACCCCATCCCCGCGGGTCATTGCGGAAGTTTTCCAAAACATACGCCCCAACCTGATTGTTGCCGTTCCTCTGATCATTGAAAAAGTTATCCGTAAAGGTGTTTTACCCCACCTTCAAAAAAGGCATATACGCCTGTTTATGAGAATCCCGATCCTAAATAACAAAGTAAAAGCCTCCATCAAACAAAAAGTATTGGATGCTTTCGGAGGACAATTCAAGTTATTGGCTGTCGGAGGTGCAGCTTTGAATCACGAAGTCGAAGCATTCCTGGCAGATATTCGTTTCCCCTATACCGTAGGTTACGGAATGACCGAATGCGGTCCGGGTATCTCTTTCGACGATTGGCGGACATTCCGTTTGGGTTCTTGCGGTAAAGCCATAGACCGGATCGAACTAAAAATCGATTCGGCAAATCCCCACCGCATTGTCGGAGAAATCTTAGTCAGAGGCGACAATGTCATGAAAGGATATTATAAAAATCCGCAAGCCACAGCCGCAGCTCTGGACGAAGAGGGATGGCTACATACCGGAGACCTCGGAATTATAGACGAAAGCGGTTATCTTTACATCAAAGGAAGAAGCAAAAATATGATACTCGGTCCGAGCGGGCAAAACATTTATCCAGAGGAAATAGAAGACAAGCTGAATGTTATGCCTTATGTGGCAGAATCTTTAGTCATCGAGCACGAGGGCAAACTGGTTGCTCTTATTTATCCGGATTTCGAAGCAGCCCGAAACGCTAAACTTTCAGACACTGCCCTGACCAAACAACTGGAACAAAACCGGAAACAACTGAATGAAATTCTACCGGGATACAGTCAAATCAGTCGCATACGCATTCGCCAGGAAGAATTTGAGAAAACGCCTAAACGAAGCATCAAACGCTATTTGTACCAATAA
- a CDS encoding AMP-binding protein — translation MEESFIQYIEQSIKNNWDKPSLTDFKGATSSYKDVARKIEKLHILFEHSNIRKGDKIALCSRNMSTWGIAFLATLTYGAVAVPILNEFKPDNIHHIVNHSEARLLFVGDVVWENLDESAMPDIDGAIRIEDFSLRHSNKKSLTEARERLNELFGKKFPERFMAENVKYNYDRPDELAMINYTSGTTSSSKGVMLPYRSLWTNLKFALGVFGLTPGEQIVSMLPMAHMYGLAFEFIYEFASGMHIHFLSRTPSPKIIADAFAEVKPNLIITVPLVIEKIIKKRIFPTIEKPHMKILMNIPIINDKIRDTIRQKVIQAFGGKFKELIVGGAALNKEVESFLRSIRFPYTVGYGMTECGPLLSYDDWQTFKQGSCGKAVPRVELRIDSDDPQHVVGEILAKGDCVMTGYYKNPEATAAALDKEGWLHTGDLGLIDADGYLFIKGRCKNMILGPSGQNIYPEEIEDRLNNMLYVTESIVVEQDGKLVALVYPDFDAVNANQISDTDLPKILETNLKELNHLLPAYSQISRIKIYNEEFEKTPKRSIKRFLYK, via the coding sequence ATGGAAGAAAGCTTTATTCAATATATCGAACAAAGTATAAAAAATAATTGGGACAAACCTTCTCTCACCGATTTTAAAGGAGCAACTTCTTCTTACAAAGATGTAGCCCGGAAAATCGAAAAACTACACATTCTTTTCGAACACAGCAACATTCGCAAAGGAGATAAAATTGCCCTATGCAGCCGAAATATGTCGACGTGGGGAATTGCTTTTCTGGCAACTCTTACATACGGAGCCGTTGCAGTACCGATCCTGAACGAATTCAAACCGGACAACATACACCACATTGTAAATCATTCGGAAGCCCGGTTGCTTTTTGTCGGCGATGTCGTCTGGGAAAATCTGGACGAATCGGCTATGCCCGACATCGACGGTGCTATACGGATTGAAGATTTTTCCTTGCGTCATTCCAATAAAAAATCCCTTACGGAAGCACGCGAACGTTTGAATGAATTATTCGGAAAAAAATTTCCGGAACGCTTCATGGCAGAGAATGTAAAATACAATTACGACCGCCCCGATGAACTGGCAATGATCAACTATACCTCCGGTACAACCAGTTCCTCTAAGGGAGTAATGCTCCCCTACCGTAGTTTGTGGACCAATCTCAAATTCGCCCTCGGCGTTTTCGGACTTACTCCGGGAGAACAGATCGTCAGTATGCTGCCTATGGCACATATGTACGGACTGGCTTTTGAATTCATATACGAATTTGCCAGCGGAATGCACATTCATTTTCTGTCACGTACTCCCTCGCCCAAAATTATCGCCGACGCATTCGCCGAGGTAAAACCGAATTTAATCATCACAGTACCGTTGGTTATCGAAAAAATCATCAAAAAAAGAATCTTCCCTACCATTGAGAAGCCACATATGAAAATATTGATGAACATTCCGATCATCAATGATAAAATAAGAGATACCATCCGGCAAAAAGTAATTCAGGCGTTCGGAGGAAAATTCAAAGAACTCATTGTCGGAGGAGCTGCGTTAAATAAAGAAGTGGAAAGCTTCCTGAGATCGATCCGTTTCCCTTATACTGTCGGATACGGTATGACGGAATGCGGACCGTTGCTAAGTTATGACGATTGGCAAACCTTCAAACAAGGGTCTTGCGGTAAAGCCGTTCCCCGGGTAGAGCTTCGTATCGACTCAGACGATCCGCAACATGTCGTCGGGGAAATTCTGGCCAAAGGAGATTGTGTCATGACCGGATACTATAAAAACCCGGAAGCAACCGCCGCCGCATTAGACAAAGAAGGCTGGTTACATACCGGTGACCTCGGCTTAATAGATGCCGACGGTTATCTGTTCATCAAAGGCAGATGCAAAAACATGATCCTGGGGCCCAGCGGACAAAACATCTATCCGGAGGAAATCGAAGACCGGCTGAACAATATGCTGTATGTCACCGAATCTATCGTCGTAGAACAGGATGGCAAATTAGTAGCTCTCGTATATCCGGATTTTGATGCGGTAAATGCAAATCAAATCAGCGATACCGATCTTCCTAAAATACTGGAAACGAATCTGAAGGAACTCAATCACCTGCTACCTGCATACAGTCAGATTTCCAGAATCAAAATCTATAACGAAGAATTTGAAAAAACACCGAAAAGAAGTATTAAAAGATTCTTATACAAGTAA